A single Gasterosteus aculeatus chromosome 2, fGasAcu3.hap1.1, whole genome shotgun sequence DNA region contains:
- the prdm16 gene encoding histone-lysine N-methyltransferase PRDM16 isoform X16, producing the protein MGCVANSAGTDVLLQLEALRSAAQLSQLLRLTEKRKIYYKAVRDIEAGEELLVYMKDGIFPEGSMAPNLQDEQMYRCEDCDELFSSTLELRRHQKYSCSSSGSIFDTLREDFKQEREDSDEPVHECKDCEKIFPNEYSLGQHMIVHTEEREYKCDQCPKAFNWKSNLIRHQMSHDSGKRFECENCDKVQHTRHVFTDPSNLQRHIRSQHVGARAHTCPECGKTFATSSGLKQHKHIHSSVKPFICEVCHKSYTQFSNLCRHKRMHADCRTQIKCKDCGQLFSTTSSLNKHRRFCEGKNHYGSPAGMFNPGIPLSSSPIMAKVKSHHPHLQGLNHSGLGFTDYFPSRPHPHAGLPFSPGAQGFPPLPHGFPGLFSPSLYQRPPLLPASPLLKNPLGGGSQEVKLPRSPLDAPPLSLVSSTNTNGGNSLNQLEVKEKENKLNFSSGEAKPKSKMADLSDGSDLEDVNTTSGTDLETTTGTASGDGSDLESDGESERERSGKRRKPSAISSQEGHQLEDTDSALITAVSSSGNFSVERPFQFSASSQHSFFPPPDEQALPPTHTNANAATTDSIKAIASIAEKYFGPGLIGLHPEKKMGPLPYHSMFPFQFLPNFHNSLYPFAADRSALNPGMFFKAEPKSPHEQLHKMVSGGPRAPAPTAESPFDLTTKAKEPKSAHPTPANPSNPKSSTGSSSGPLATPSGEEQPLDLSIGGRSRGGHNGVVAEPQNRKNHIFGVGKGVSVKDETPAGFPQHHSQSLHHSAIAQHQQQHAQQHQPPPLHYAKPSAFFMDPIYSRVEKRKLLDPVGALKEKFLRPSPPLFHPQMSAMENMTEKLESFGALKLDAPPNSLQHAHPLFNFRSPPPSLSDAILRKGKERYSCRYCGKIFPRSANLTRHLRTHTGEQPYRCKYCDRSFSISSNLQRHVRNIHNKEKPFKCHLCNRCFGQQTNLDRHLKKHEHENIPVSQQSGMLSNLGTTISSPNSEPDNHALLDEKEDSYFSEIRNFISNNEMNQASSSTDKRSGQAEEELPPSHSLSNSKLGHRGLEEEEEEVEGDDEEEEEGSLTEKSHDEAPESPSLVTTGVYEEDEEEEETEAAPLAMGYEHTRRCIEEGSLLDLEGLPSFPKSLDGLRKAASDEQPFDVKDIFNTSLESEALKETLYRQAKTQAYAMMLSLSENNPLHAPSQNSLDAWLSMGGGPSETGGFHPLNHM; encoded by the exons ATGGGTTGTGTCGCCAACTCCGCCGGGACCgacgtgctgctgcagctggaggctCTCCGCAGCGCCGCGCAACTTTCGCAACTCCTGCGTCTCACGGAGAAAAGAAAG ATTTATTATAAAGCTGTCCGGGACATTGAAGCAGGGGAGGAGCTCCTGGTGTACATGAAGGACGGCATTTTCCCCGAAGGATCCATGGCACCCAACCTGCAAG ACGAGCAGATGTACCGCTGTGAAGACTGTGATGAGCTGTTCTCCTCAACGCTTGAGCTGCGGCGGCACCAGAAGTATTCGTGCTCTAGTAGCGGCTCCATCTTTGACACACTGAGAGAGGACTTCAAGCAGGAACGCGAGGACAGCGACGAGCCCGTCCACGAATGTAAAGACTGTGAGAAGATTTTCCCAAATGAGTACAG TCTGGGCCAACACATGATAGTCCATACAGAGGAGAGGGAGTACAAGTGTGACCAGTGCCCCAAAGCCTTCAACTGGAAGTCCAACCTCATCCGTCACCAGATGTCACATGACAGTGGCAAGCGTTTTGAGTGTGAAAACTGTGATAAGGTACAGCATACCCGGCAC GTGTTCACAGATCCCAGCAACCTTCAGCGTCACATCCGCTCCCAGCACGTGGGGGCACGCGCTCACACGTGCCCCGAGTGTGGCAAGACCTTTGCCACCTCGTCAGGCCTCAAGCAGCACAAGCACATCCACAGCAGCGTCAAACCTTTTATCT GCGAGGTGTGCCACAAATCCTACACCCAGTTCTCCAACCTCTGCCGCCACAAGCGCATGCATGCTGACTGCCGTACCCAGATCAAATGTAAAGACTGTGGGCAGTTGTTCAGCACTACCTCCTCCCTCAACAAGCACCGCCGCTTCTGTGAGGGCAAAAACCATTACGGTTCTCCAGCAGGGATGTTCAACCCTGGCATCCCCCTGAGCTCCAGCCCCATCATGGCCAAGGTCAAGTCCCACCATCCCCACCTCCAAGGCCTCAACCATTCAGGTTTAGGCTTCACTGACTACTTTCCTTCTAGACCTCACCCTCATGCTGGGTTGCCCTTCTCCCCTGGAGCCCAGGGCTTCCCACCCCTACCTCATGGTTTCCCAGGGCTCTTCTCCCCATCACTGTATCAGCGACCACCTTTATTGCCGGCTAGCCCCTTGTTAAAGAACCCGCTGGGCGGTGGCAGTCAAGAGGTGAAATTGCCTCGAAGTCCCTTAGATGCTCCTCCACTGTCCCTGGTTAGCTCTACAAACACCAATGGAGGTAACAGTTTGAATCAGCTGGAAGTCaaagaaaaggagaacaaaCTGAATTTTTCTTCTGGAGAAGCCAAGCCCAAATCTAAGATGGCAGACTTATCTGACGGTAGTGATCTTGAAGACGTTAACACCACAAGCGGGACAGATTTGGAGACCACCACTGGTACAGCCTCCGGTGATGGTTCTGACCTGGAGAGCGACGGAGAGAGTGAACGTGAGCGAAGTGGTAAAAGAAGGAAGCCGTCCGCCATTTCAAGTCAAGAAGGCCACCAGTTAGAAGACACAGACAGTGCATTGATAACAGCTGTGTCTAGTTCTGGGAACTTTTCTGTTGAGCGTCCCTTTCAGTTTTCTGCATCATCCCAGCACTCCTTCTTCCCCCCGCCCGATGAGCAAGCTCTCCCGCCCACCCACACAAATGCAAATGCAGCCACTACAGATTCCATAAAAGCCATCGCGTCTATTGCTGAGAAATACTTTGGTCCAGGTTTGATTGGGCTCCATCCGGAGAAGAagatgggtccattgccctacCATTCCATGTTTCCCTTCCAGTTTCTGCCCAATTTCCACAACTCCCTCTATCCCTTCGCCGCTGATCGAAGTGCCCTCAATCCCGGCATGTTCTTTAAGGCGGAGCCAAAGTCACCTCACGAGCAACTGCACAAGATGGTGTCGGGTGGACCACGAGCTCCTGCTCCCACAGCAGAGTCCCCATTTGATCTCACCACAAAGGCCAAGGAGCCCAAGTCAGCTCATCCTACTCCAGCAAACCCCTCAAACCCCAAAAGTAGTACCGGGAGCAGCAGTGGACCTTTGGCAACACCTAGCGGTGAAGAACAGCCGTTGGACCTGAGCATTGGCGGCCGGAGCCGAGGTGGCCACAACGGTGTGGTGGCTGAGCcacaaaatagaaaaaaccACATCTTTGGAGTTGGAAAGGGGGTCTCCGTCAAGGACGAAACCCCAGCTGGGTTTCCACAGCATCATTCCCAGTCGTTGCACCATTCAGCCATTGCccagcaccagcagcaacaCGCACAGCAACACCAGCCGCCACCCCTACACTACGCCAAGCCCTCAGCGTTCTTCATGGACCCAATATACAG CagggtggagaagaggaagctacTCGACCCCGTAGGAGCTCTGAAGGAAAAATTCCTCAGGCCCTCCCCGCCACTCTTCCATCCACAG ATGTCAGCTATGGAGAACATGACGGAGAAGCTCGAGAGCTTCGGTGCTCTGAAACTGGACGCGCCGCCCAATTCGCTGCAACACGCTCATCCACTGTTCAATTTCCGCTCACCACCACCGTCCCTCTCCGACGCCATCCTCCGCAAGGGCAAGGAGCGTTACTCCTGCAG GTACTGTGGGAAAATCTTCCCTCGCTCGGCAAACCTCACCAGACACTTGCGGACACATACAGGGGAACAACCCTACAG GTGTAAATACTGTGACCGCTCATTCAGCATCTCATCCAATCTTCAACGCCACGTTCGCAACATCCACAACAAGGAAAAACCCTTCAAGTGTCACCTGTGCAACCGCTGCTTCGGTCAACAAACCAACCTCGACCGCCATCTCAAGAAGCACGAGCATGAGAACATACCTG TGAGCCAGCAGTCTGGGATGCTTTCCAACCTAGGAACCACCATCTCCTCCCCGAACTCCGAGCCAGACAATCATGCACTTTTAGATGAGAAGGAGGACTCCTACTTCTCAGAAATCCGCAATTTCATTTCCAACAATGAGATGAACCAGGCCTCCAGCTCCACGGATAAGAG ATCAGGACAGGCTGAGGAGGAACTTCCACCGAGCCACAGTTTGTCCAACTCCAAGCTCGGGCACCGGGGgcttgaggaagaggaagaggaagtggagggcgacgatgaggaggaagaggaaggcagCCTGACAGAGAAATCTCACGATGAGGCGCCCGAGTCCCCGTCTCTCGTCACAACGGGAGTgtatgaggaggacgaggaggaggaagagacggaggCGGCTCCGCTGGCTATGGGCTACGAACACACTCGCAG GTGTATAGAGGAGGGCTCTCTCCTGGACCTGGAGGGTCTGCCAAGCTTTCCCAAGAGTCTGGACGGGTTACGTAAAGCAGCCAGTGATGAGCAACCCTTTGATGTTAAAGACATATTTAACACTTCACTAGAGTCGGAGGCATTGAAAGAGACATTGTACAGGCAGGCTAAAACCCAG GCTTATGCAATGATGCTGTCCCTCTCGGAGAACAACCCTTTGCACGCGCCCTCCCAGAACTCCCTGGACGCCTGGCTGAGCATGGGAGGTGGACCGTCTGAGACCGGCGGCTTTCACCCGCTCAACCACATGTAG
- the prdm16 gene encoding histone-lysine N-methyltransferase PRDM16 isoform X14, with product MGCVANSAGTDVLLQLEALRSAAQLSQLLRLTEKRKIYYKAVRDIEAGEELLVYMKDGIFPEGSMAPNLQDEQMYRCEDCDELFSSTLELRRHQKYSCSSSGSIFDTLREDFKQEREDSDEPVHECKDCEKIFPNEYSLGQHMIVHTEEREYKCDQCPKAFNWKSNLIRHQMSHDSGKRFECENCDKVQHTRHVFTDPSNLQRHIRSQHVGARAHTCPECGKTFATSSGLKQHKHIHSSVKPFICPDGLRLFVPPGEVCHKSYTQFSNLCRHKRMHADCRTQIKCKDCGQLFSTTSSLNKHRRFCEGKNHYGSPAGMFNPGIPLSSSPIMAKVKSHHPHLQGLNHSGLGFTDYFPSRPHPHAGLPFSPGAQGFPPLPHGFPGLFSPSLYQRPPLLPASPLLKNPLGGGSQEVKLPRSPLDAPPLSLVSSTNTNGGNSLNQLEVKEKENKLNFSSGEAKPKSKMADLSDGSDLEDVNTTSGTDLETTTGTASGDGSDLESDGESERERSGKRRKPSAISSQEGHQLEDTDSALITAVSSSGNFSVERPFQFSASSQHSFFPPPDEQALPPTHTNANAATTDSIKAIASIAEKYFGPGLIGLHPEKKMGPLPYHSMFPFQFLPNFHNSLYPFAADRSALNPGMFFKAEPKSPHEQLHKMVSGGPRAPAPTAESPFDLTTKAKEPKSAHPTPANPSNPKSSTGSSSGPLATPSGEEQPLDLSIGGRSRGGHNGVVAEPQNRKNHIFGVGKGVSVKDETPAGFPQHHSQSLHHSAIAQHQQQHAQQHQPPPLHYAKPSAFFMDPIYSRVEKRKLLDPVGALKEKFLRPSPPLFHPQMSAMENMTEKLESFGALKLDAPPNSLQHAHPLFNFRSPPPSLSDAILRKGKERYSCRYCGKIFPRSANLTRHLRTHTGEQPYRCKYCDRSFSISSNLQRHVRNIHNKEKPFKCHLCNRCFGQQTNLDRHLKKHEHENIPVSQQSGMLSNLGTTISSPNSEPDNHALLDEKEDSYFSEIRNFISNNEMNQASSSTDKRSGQAEEELPPSHSLSNSKLGHRGLEEEEEEVEGDDEEEEEGSLTEKSHDEAPESPSLVTTGVYEEDEEEEETEAAPLAMGYEHTRRCIEEGSLLDLEGLPSFPKSLDGLRKAASDEQPFDVKDIFNTSLESEALKETLYRQAKTQAYAMMLSLSENNPLHAPSQNSLDAWLSMGGGPSETGGFHPLNHM from the exons ATGGGTTGTGTCGCCAACTCCGCCGGGACCgacgtgctgctgcagctggaggctCTCCGCAGCGCCGCGCAACTTTCGCAACTCCTGCGTCTCACGGAGAAAAGAAAG ATTTATTATAAAGCTGTCCGGGACATTGAAGCAGGGGAGGAGCTCCTGGTGTACATGAAGGACGGCATTTTCCCCGAAGGATCCATGGCACCCAACCTGCAAG ACGAGCAGATGTACCGCTGTGAAGACTGTGATGAGCTGTTCTCCTCAACGCTTGAGCTGCGGCGGCACCAGAAGTATTCGTGCTCTAGTAGCGGCTCCATCTTTGACACACTGAGAGAGGACTTCAAGCAGGAACGCGAGGACAGCGACGAGCCCGTCCACGAATGTAAAGACTGTGAGAAGATTTTCCCAAATGAGTACAG TCTGGGCCAACACATGATAGTCCATACAGAGGAGAGGGAGTACAAGTGTGACCAGTGCCCCAAAGCCTTCAACTGGAAGTCCAACCTCATCCGTCACCAGATGTCACATGACAGTGGCAAGCGTTTTGAGTGTGAAAACTGTGATAAGGTACAGCATACCCGGCAC GTGTTCACAGATCCCAGCAACCTTCAGCGTCACATCCGCTCCCAGCACGTGGGGGCACGCGCTCACACGTGCCCCGAGTGTGGCAAGACCTTTGCCACCTCGTCAGGCCTCAAGCAGCACAAGCACATCCACAGCAGCGTCAAACCTTTTATCT GCCCTGATGGGCTGCGTCTATTTGTTCCCCCAGGCGAGGTGTGCCACAAATCCTACACCCAGTTCTCCAACCTCTGCCGCCACAAGCGCATGCATGCTGACTGCCGTACCCAGATCAAATGTAAAGACTGTGGGCAGTTGTTCAGCACTACCTCCTCCCTCAACAAGCACCGCCGCTTCTGTGAGGGCAAAAACCATTACGGTTCTCCAGCAGGGATGTTCAACCCTGGCATCCCCCTGAGCTCCAGCCCCATCATGGCCAAGGTCAAGTCCCACCATCCCCACCTCCAAGGCCTCAACCATTCAGGTTTAGGCTTCACTGACTACTTTCCTTCTAGACCTCACCCTCATGCTGGGTTGCCCTTCTCCCCTGGAGCCCAGGGCTTCCCACCCCTACCTCATGGTTTCCCAGGGCTCTTCTCCCCATCACTGTATCAGCGACCACCTTTATTGCCGGCTAGCCCCTTGTTAAAGAACCCGCTGGGCGGTGGCAGTCAAGAGGTGAAATTGCCTCGAAGTCCCTTAGATGCTCCTCCACTGTCCCTGGTTAGCTCTACAAACACCAATGGAGGTAACAGTTTGAATCAGCTGGAAGTCaaagaaaaggagaacaaaCTGAATTTTTCTTCTGGAGAAGCCAAGCCCAAATCTAAGATGGCAGACTTATCTGACGGTAGTGATCTTGAAGACGTTAACACCACAAGCGGGACAGATTTGGAGACCACCACTGGTACAGCCTCCGGTGATGGTTCTGACCTGGAGAGCGACGGAGAGAGTGAACGTGAGCGAAGTGGTAAAAGAAGGAAGCCGTCCGCCATTTCAAGTCAAGAAGGCCACCAGTTAGAAGACACAGACAGTGCATTGATAACAGCTGTGTCTAGTTCTGGGAACTTTTCTGTTGAGCGTCCCTTTCAGTTTTCTGCATCATCCCAGCACTCCTTCTTCCCCCCGCCCGATGAGCAAGCTCTCCCGCCCACCCACACAAATGCAAATGCAGCCACTACAGATTCCATAAAAGCCATCGCGTCTATTGCTGAGAAATACTTTGGTCCAGGTTTGATTGGGCTCCATCCGGAGAAGAagatgggtccattgccctacCATTCCATGTTTCCCTTCCAGTTTCTGCCCAATTTCCACAACTCCCTCTATCCCTTCGCCGCTGATCGAAGTGCCCTCAATCCCGGCATGTTCTTTAAGGCGGAGCCAAAGTCACCTCACGAGCAACTGCACAAGATGGTGTCGGGTGGACCACGAGCTCCTGCTCCCACAGCAGAGTCCCCATTTGATCTCACCACAAAGGCCAAGGAGCCCAAGTCAGCTCATCCTACTCCAGCAAACCCCTCAAACCCCAAAAGTAGTACCGGGAGCAGCAGTGGACCTTTGGCAACACCTAGCGGTGAAGAACAGCCGTTGGACCTGAGCATTGGCGGCCGGAGCCGAGGTGGCCACAACGGTGTGGTGGCTGAGCcacaaaatagaaaaaaccACATCTTTGGAGTTGGAAAGGGGGTCTCCGTCAAGGACGAAACCCCAGCTGGGTTTCCACAGCATCATTCCCAGTCGTTGCACCATTCAGCCATTGCccagcaccagcagcaacaCGCACAGCAACACCAGCCGCCACCCCTACACTACGCCAAGCCCTCAGCGTTCTTCATGGACCCAATATACAG CagggtggagaagaggaagctacTCGACCCCGTAGGAGCTCTGAAGGAAAAATTCCTCAGGCCCTCCCCGCCACTCTTCCATCCACAG ATGTCAGCTATGGAGAACATGACGGAGAAGCTCGAGAGCTTCGGTGCTCTGAAACTGGACGCGCCGCCCAATTCGCTGCAACACGCTCATCCACTGTTCAATTTCCGCTCACCACCACCGTCCCTCTCCGACGCCATCCTCCGCAAGGGCAAGGAGCGTTACTCCTGCAG GTACTGTGGGAAAATCTTCCCTCGCTCGGCAAACCTCACCAGACACTTGCGGACACATACAGGGGAACAACCCTACAG GTGTAAATACTGTGACCGCTCATTCAGCATCTCATCCAATCTTCAACGCCACGTTCGCAACATCCACAACAAGGAAAAACCCTTCAAGTGTCACCTGTGCAACCGCTGCTTCGGTCAACAAACCAACCTCGACCGCCATCTCAAGAAGCACGAGCATGAGAACATACCTG TGAGCCAGCAGTCTGGGATGCTTTCCAACCTAGGAACCACCATCTCCTCCCCGAACTCCGAGCCAGACAATCATGCACTTTTAGATGAGAAGGAGGACTCCTACTTCTCAGAAATCCGCAATTTCATTTCCAACAATGAGATGAACCAGGCCTCCAGCTCCACGGATAAGAG ATCAGGACAGGCTGAGGAGGAACTTCCACCGAGCCACAGTTTGTCCAACTCCAAGCTCGGGCACCGGGGgcttgaggaagaggaagaggaagtggagggcgacgatgaggaggaagaggaaggcagCCTGACAGAGAAATCTCACGATGAGGCGCCCGAGTCCCCGTCTCTCGTCACAACGGGAGTgtatgaggaggacgaggaggaggaagagacggaggCGGCTCCGCTGGCTATGGGCTACGAACACACTCGCAG GTGTATAGAGGAGGGCTCTCTCCTGGACCTGGAGGGTCTGCCAAGCTTTCCCAAGAGTCTGGACGGGTTACGTAAAGCAGCCAGTGATGAGCAACCCTTTGATGTTAAAGACATATTTAACACTTCACTAGAGTCGGAGGCATTGAAAGAGACATTGTACAGGCAGGCTAAAACCCAG GCTTATGCAATGATGCTGTCCCTCTCGGAGAACAACCCTTTGCACGCGCCCTCCCAGAACTCCCTGGACGCCTGGCTGAGCATGGGAGGTGGACCGTCTGAGACCGGCGGCTTTCACCCGCTCAACCACATGTAG